A genomic region of Dactylococcopsis salina PCC 8305 contains the following coding sequences:
- a CDS encoding RNA-guided endonuclease InsQ/TnpB family protein: protein MVLTKEQRHLLKKWVRLNRKAYNLAIEYLNQHQGFDRTGIGGTGKQAFKTFFKAQIRPDWLKKELPAAILDQAVMEAYSAWSKTKKNPKYVGKGKQKQPHPQAGLKIARFRSIRDKSQTLQFKLASDLKQGKLLPQYWGDLGAFECSDNGKRFCVINPDYTPEVTYKNGNFYLSLPQDTEVEDNGKESFIAFDPGVRTFLTGFDGNQFIEFGEGDINRIVRLCRSLDKMQSQRDLLKGHKNRHLRYQLNQKMKRKRRKIRNLVDEMHRKTASWLAKNYRVIALPTYESSQMVCKAKRKIQSKTARSMLTWAMYRFSQVLECQCAKHGSILTRHTEEYTSKTCPHCGHIHQKLGGRKQFTCPNCGFSLKRDFVGALGNFLKALWDSTVLSEVRSDCFTFTVNV, encoded by the coding sequence ATGGTACTAACCAAAGAACAACGCCATCTTCTCAAGAAGTGGGTCAGACTGAATCGGAAAGCCTATAATCTGGCTATAGAATACTTAAATCAACATCAAGGCTTTGACCGAACAGGAATCGGAGGCACGGGGAAGCAAGCCTTCAAAACCTTTTTTAAGGCTCAGATTAGACCCGACTGGTTAAAAAAGGAACTTCCTGCCGCCATCTTAGATCAAGCGGTAATGGAAGCCTATTCCGCATGGTCTAAAACCAAAAAGAATCCCAAATATGTGGGTAAAGGTAAGCAGAAACAGCCTCATCCCCAAGCTGGATTGAAAATAGCAAGATTTCGTTCCATCCGAGACAAATCTCAAACTCTTCAATTTAAGTTAGCATCTGACCTAAAACAAGGGAAACTGCTTCCCCAATACTGGGGAGATTTAGGAGCATTTGAATGTTCTGATAACGGAAAACGCTTTTGTGTGATTAACCCAGACTACACGCCAGAAGTCACTTACAAAAATGGTAATTTCTATCTTTCTCTTCCTCAAGATACAGAAGTAGAAGACAACGGGAAAGAAAGTTTCATTGCGTTTGACCCTGGTGTACGAACTTTCCTAACAGGATTTGATGGTAATCAGTTTATCGAGTTTGGAGAAGGCGACATTAATCGCATCGTAAGATTGTGCCGTTCTTTAGACAAGATGCAAAGTCAACGAGACTTATTGAAAGGACATAAAAATCGCCATCTCCGTTATCAACTCAATCAAAAGATGAAACGGAAACGACGAAAAATTCGGAATCTTGTTGATGAAATGCACCGAAAGACTGCGAGTTGGTTAGCTAAAAACTATCGGGTGATAGCGTTACCAACTTATGAATCTTCCCAAATGGTATGTAAAGCCAAAAGAAAGATTCAGAGTAAAACGGCTCGTAGTATGTTGACTTGGGCGATGTATCGTTTTTCTCAGGTGTTAGAGTGTCAGTGCGCTAAACATGGCTCGATTCTGACCCGTCACACAGAGGAATATACATCGAAAACTTGTCCTCACTGTGGTCATATTCATCAAAAATTAGGCGGAAGAAAACAGTTTACTTGTCCTAACTGTGGATTTTCTCTAAAAAGAGATTTTGTAGGAGCTTTGGGGAATTTCCTCAAGGCGTTGTGGGATAGCACCGTACTTTCCGAAGTACGCTCTGACTGCTTTACTTTTACAGTTAATGTCTAG
- a CDS encoding DUF3727 domain-containing protein — protein MSSSPFSQDQPPSSPEIKVLIDEEARSLYCYVEQSFRSKGVQYYLLMPIDSPVSIIMWEEDEDAEQAILIEGEAEIDALFPKAEASLAEEGLTLKRTSFTLTVAGELPEPEDDDILTLEIETERAWEEEEFQLLAIFSHKNQEYGVYTPLVPLLFFAKAEPNGELELLSVDELETIKPILEEWMFN, from the coding sequence ATGTCTTCATCTCCTTTTTCTCAAGATCAGCCGCCTTCATCCCCAGAAATTAAAGTTCTAATTGATGAAGAAGCTCGATCGCTGTATTGTTATGTTGAACAGTCTTTTCGTTCTAAAGGGGTTCAATATTATCTTTTAATGCCCATTGACTCCCCCGTCTCAATTATTATGTGGGAGGAAGATGAAGATGCAGAACAAGCGATTTTAATTGAAGGGGAAGCAGAAATTGACGCGCTTTTCCCAAAAGCAGAAGCGAGTTTAGCAGAAGAAGGACTAACCTTGAAACGAACCTCTTTCACCCTCACAGTTGCGGGAGAATTACCTGAACCCGAAGATGATGATATCTTAACTTTAGAAATAGAAACTGAACGCGCATGGGAAGAAGAGGAATTTCAACTTCTTGCTATTTTTTCCCATAAAAATCAAGAATATGGGGTTTATACTCCTCTAGTTCCTCTACTTTTCTTTGCGAAAGCTGAACCGAATGGTGAGTTAGAGTTACTCTCTGTCGATGAGTTAGAAACCATCAAGCCGATTTTAGAGGAATGGATGTTTAATTGA
- a CDS encoding DUF1824 family protein — protein MEITQARKLLDQFSCTEQKSVETQEQKQELQTAIQDIVKESEWENLGVCAENTQQAIIALKTYLMAFGYVLNQVDFNQVDQLKTPVYIKFSTKQMGFYQDNYTGDYRGVLVSCQAEDDLIAGVYGHLPLDLFEEK, from the coding sequence ATGGAAATTACGCAAGCAAGAAAACTCTTAGATCAGTTTAGTTGTACTGAACAAAAATCAGTAGAAACCCAAGAACAAAAACAGGAGTTACAAACAGCGATTCAAGACATTGTTAAAGAATCAGAATGGGAAAACTTAGGCGTTTGTGCTGAGAATACTCAACAAGCAATTATTGCGTTAAAAACTTATTTAATGGCTTTTGGTTATGTGCTTAATCAAGTTGATTTTAATCAAGTTGATCAACTTAAAACGCCAGTTTATATTAAATTTAGTACCAAGCAAATGGGATTTTATCAAGATAATTATACAGGAGACTATCGAGGAGTTTTAGTGTCTTGTCAAGCAGAAGATGATTTAATTGCAGGAGTTTATGGTCATTTGCCTTTAGACTTATTTGAGGAGAAATAA
- a CDS encoding DUF3685 domain-containing protein, whose product MSDRAILIFLLDADLVFLEGLAAVLNTEDDLEIVAKTETPEQAGNQLATLTNLPDVFVLDINFTTDKNAASGIEFCRELKQTYPNLPLLLLTTLTKAEVLRRLRNLGIEGYTHKRTPLEGLINILKQVARGETYWELNLDSLPETDNFELLKLETGQQLLPSSPPRWLTRQRETGLAEIERNLRQIEATLKKNNLSTFDWLFWTGLRRELKTAQWIVKQLLPVEVVFIGEEKTPESKEEDDLTPVLNPLPTKISETLLQTTLGKIQFGLINSSGYTLEIDILNGEKKRELLYLIVQEFQEVLNQLEFVQLKSEDLPERRSLLLRELWQTCLTKWMSKYVSFADFPVSGSVVDFLIKEAPLVERMRLNKIPQVTALFAYLLYEQPLEIDRVSYRPESPEAQARAEMLFHNLILVVANAVMQVILNQFGEQEIVKTSLYESQYRSSREIARFRNELSWQYRQIYYFQEPKAIFESRYELLVLRGNQIKITSVYAPRKADLDQLKGIRSSVTIALELRDAIAPRFRSLFGVVGQGVVYILTQVIGRGIGLIGRGFLQGIGKSVESKRDQ is encoded by the coding sequence GTGAGCGATCGTGCCATCCTAATCTTTCTTCTCGATGCTGATCTTGTCTTCCTCGAAGGACTAGCCGCAGTCCTCAATACCGAAGATGATCTAGAAATTGTCGCCAAGACTGAAACCCCAGAACAGGCTGGAAATCAACTCGCTACTTTAACCAATCTACCCGATGTCTTCGTCCTCGATATTAATTTTACCACTGACAAAAATGCAGCATCAGGAATCGAATTTTGTCGTGAACTTAAACAGACTTACCCCAACTTACCGCTACTTCTTCTCACTACCCTTACTAAAGCAGAAGTTTTAAGACGTTTACGCAATTTGGGAATTGAAGGATATACTCACAAACGGACTCCTTTAGAAGGATTAATCAATATCTTAAAACAAGTCGCCAGAGGAGAAACTTATTGGGAATTAAATCTAGATTCTCTCCCCGAAACTGACAATTTTGAGTTACTAAAATTAGAAACGGGACAACAACTTCTTCCTTCTTCTCCACCGCGATGGCTAACTCGTCAACGAGAAACAGGATTAGCAGAAATTGAACGTAATCTTAGACAAATAGAAGCCACTTTAAAAAAGAATAATCTTTCTACATTTGATTGGTTATTCTGGACGGGTTTACGGCGAGAATTAAAAACAGCGCAATGGATTGTTAAACAACTTTTACCAGTGGAAGTGGTTTTTATTGGCGAAGAAAAGACACCAGAAAGTAAGGAAGAAGATGACTTAACTCCTGTTTTAAATCCGCTTCCCACTAAAATTAGTGAAACGCTTTTACAAACGACATTAGGAAAGATTCAGTTCGGTTTAATTAATAGCAGTGGCTACACCCTAGAAATTGATATTCTCAATGGTGAAAAAAAGCGGGAACTTCTCTATTTGATTGTCCAAGAGTTTCAAGAAGTCTTAAATCAATTGGAGTTTGTACAATTAAAATCTGAAGACTTACCTGAAAGACGATCGTTGCTGTTGCGAGAATTATGGCAAACTTGTCTTACAAAATGGATGAGTAAATATGTTTCTTTCGCTGATTTTCCAGTATCGGGATCAGTGGTAGATTTCCTAATAAAAGAAGCACCATTGGTAGAAAGGATGAGGTTAAATAAAATTCCGCAAGTGACTGCTTTATTTGCTTATCTTTTGTATGAACAGCCTTTAGAAATCGATCGAGTTTCCTATCGTCCAGAGTCACCAGAAGCTCAAGCTAGGGCAGAAATGTTATTTCATAATTTAATTCTAGTGGTAGCAAATGCGGTAATGCAAGTAATTTTAAATCAATTCGGCGAGCAGGAAATTGTTAAAACTTCTCTTTATGAAAGTCAATATCGATCGTCGCGAGAAATTGCTCGTTTTCGTAACGAATTATCTTGGCAATATCGCCAAATCTATTATTTTCAAGAACCAAAAGCCATTTTTGAATCTCGTTATGAACTGTTAGTTTTGCGGGGAAATCAAATTAAAATCACCTCAGTTTATGCACCGAGAAAAGCGGATTTAGACCAATTAAAAGGCATTCGTTCTTCGGTGACGATCGCTTTAGAATTAAGAGACGCGATCGCGCCGCGTTTTCGTTCTCTTTTTGGTGTCGTCGGACAGGGAGTTGTTTATATTTTGACGCAAGTAATTGGTCGAGGAATTGGTTTAATTGGACGGGGTTTCCTACAAGGAATTGGGAAAAGTGTTGAAAGTAAGCGCGATCAATAA
- the bicA gene encoding bicarbonate transporter BicA yields MQITNRIHFRNLKGDIFGGVTAAIIALPMALAFGVASGAGATAGLWGAVLVGFFAALFGGTPTLISEPTGPMTVIMTAVIANLTASNPENGMAMAFTVVIMAGCFQILFGALKLGKYITLMPYTVISGFMSGIGVILVILQIAPLLGHESPSGGIIGTLKALPELLSTLNTAELGLGVLTIAILFLTPKQWKRVVPPQLIALVLGTVVSLFAFSNLDLRRIGEIPAGLPSLQVPTFSIDQLQLMVVDALVLAMLGCIDALLTSVVADSLTRTQHNSDKELIGQGLGNLASGMFGGLAGAGATMGTVVNIQTGARTALSGLTRAFVLLIVVLWAGSLTATIPMAVLAGIAMKVGVDIIDWNFLKRAHQVSIKGALIMYGVIGLTVFVDLITAVGVGIFIANILTIRRLTDLRSEDVNAISYADDKIVMNEREKELLDGAAGRVLLFHLSGPMIFGVSKAISRQQDMAGDYNVLILDLSDVPLLGVTSSLALENAVKDAVEKGRHVLVAGATGKVKDRLQRLEIAELIPRDHFVTDRLTALELANEFIAQESVASSVTAS; encoded by the coding sequence ATGCAAATCACTAATCGCATCCATTTCCGTAATCTGAAAGGAGATATTTTCGGCGGGGTAACAGCCGCCATTATCGCTTTACCGATGGCGCTGGCGTTCGGGGTTGCTTCTGGTGCTGGGGCTACTGCTGGACTCTGGGGGGCGGTTTTAGTGGGTTTTTTCGCTGCCCTTTTTGGCGGTACTCCCACCCTCATTTCTGAACCCACCGGTCCGATGACGGTGATTATGACCGCAGTAATTGCGAATTTAACCGCTAGTAATCCTGAAAACGGTATGGCGATGGCGTTTACCGTCGTAATAATGGCGGGATGCTTTCAGATTTTATTTGGGGCGTTAAAGTTAGGAAAATATATTACCTTGATGCCCTATACAGTGATTTCTGGCTTTATGTCGGGAATTGGGGTAATTTTAGTGATTCTACAAATTGCACCGCTTTTAGGACATGAAAGCCCTAGTGGTGGCATTATTGGCACGTTAAAAGCTCTTCCTGAACTACTATCAACCCTGAACACAGCAGAATTAGGCTTGGGCGTTCTTACCATTGCGATTCTTTTCCTCACCCCAAAACAATGGAAACGGGTTGTTCCTCCCCAATTAATTGCTTTAGTGTTAGGAACAGTGGTCTCTCTTTTTGCTTTCTCTAACCTTGATCTCCGTCGCATCGGTGAAATTCCAGCAGGTTTGCCGTCTTTACAAGTGCCAACGTTTAGTATTGACCAATTACAGTTGATGGTGGTTGATGCGTTGGTGTTAGCGATGTTGGGCTGTATTGATGCGTTACTGACTTCGGTGGTTGCAGATAGCTTGACTCGTACCCAACACAATTCTGATAAAGAGTTAATTGGTCAGGGGTTAGGAAATTTGGCTTCTGGAATGTTTGGCGGTTTGGCGGGTGCTGGTGCAACGATGGGAACGGTGGTTAATATCCAAACGGGGGCGCGAACGGCTTTATCAGGGTTAACTCGTGCGTTTGTTTTACTGATTGTTGTCCTTTGGGCTGGTAGCTTGACGGCAACAATTCCGATGGCAGTTTTGGCTGGCATTGCGATGAAGGTTGGGGTGGATATTATTGATTGGAATTTCCTGAAACGTGCCCACCAAGTTTCGATTAAAGGGGCTTTGATTATGTATGGTGTGATTGGGTTGACGGTATTTGTCGATTTAATCACAGCAGTGGGTGTCGGTATCTTTATTGCGAATATCCTCACCATTCGACGTTTGACAGATTTACGTTCTGAAGATGTCAATGCGATTTCTTATGCAGATGACAAAATTGTGATGAATGAACGGGAGAAAGAGTTACTTGATGGTGCAGCGGGTCGAGTTTTATTGTTCCATCTTAGTGGTCCGATGATTTTTGGGGTTTCTAAGGCGATTTCTCGTCAGCAAGATATGGCTGGAGATTACAATGTCTTGATTCTTGATCTTAGTGATGTTCCTTTACTCGGTGTTACTTCTTCTCTCGCTTTGGAAAATGCGGTTAAAGATGCGGTGGAAAAAGGTCGCCATGTGTTAGTCGCTGGTGCAACAGGTAAGGTCAAAGATCGGCTGCAACGGTTGGAGATTGCAGAGTTGATTCCTCGTGATCATTTTGTTACTGACCGTTTGACGGCGTTAGAGTTGGCGAATGAGTTTATCGCACAAGAGTCTGTTGCTTCTAGTGTGACGGCTTCCTGA
- the cobQ gene encoding cobyric acid synthase CobQ: MKQALMVVGATSHAGKSLLCAAICRMLYRRGWRVTPFKGQNMALNAYVTDNGDEIGYAQAVQAWAAGIKPTVEMNPILLKPQGDMTSQVILNGKAVGRTQAQQYYEQYFDRGWQAITTALDTLSQTYDYIVCEGAGSPAEINLMHRDLTNMRVAQYLNASTLLVVDIERGGSFAHIIGTLEILKHANAGHDLIKGIIINKFRGQESILQPGIEWVENYTGIPVIGVIPYLQQVFPAEDSLDLLERRGRKPNTDLTIAIIHLPKISNFTDFDPLEAETSVNVRYVRPEDDLGNPDVVILPGSKTTNTDLNHLHKTGMVMALKQYIEQGGTIFGICGGFQMLGETLSDPDGLEGEAGDYSGVGLFPLKTTITSEKLTRQRDVNPIFPEDNQVSVTGYEIHQGRTHFTGDSKQLISLFEDTELGYVNANASVWGCYLHGLFENGTWRRQWLNLLREKKGLSPLPTNVPHHRQQREEVLDIATDIIEKHLDLNFFQ; the protein is encoded by the coding sequence ATGAAACAAGCCTTAATGGTGGTGGGAGCAACTTCTCACGCTGGAAAATCCCTACTTTGTGCGGCTATCTGTCGGATGCTATACCGTCGCGGTTGGCGAGTTACTCCTTTTAAGGGGCAAAATATGGCGCTCAATGCTTATGTTACTGATAACGGAGACGAAATTGGCTACGCCCAAGCGGTTCAAGCCTGGGCTGCAGGGATTAAACCGACTGTGGAAATGAATCCCATCCTCTTGAAACCTCAAGGGGATATGACCTCACAGGTGATCTTAAATGGGAAAGCAGTGGGACGCACGCAAGCACAACAATATTATGAACAATACTTCGATCGAGGCTGGCAAGCAATCACAACCGCTTTAGACACCCTCAGCCAAACCTACGACTATATCGTCTGTGAAGGTGCGGGAAGTCCCGCCGAAATCAATCTCATGCACCGCGACCTCACCAATATGCGTGTTGCTCAATACCTCAACGCCTCAACTTTACTCGTCGTCGATATCGAACGCGGTGGCTCATTTGCCCATATTATCGGGACATTGGAAATCTTAAAACACGCTAACGCTGGACATGATCTCATTAAAGGCATCATCATCAATAAATTTCGGGGACAAGAAAGCATCTTACAACCTGGTATCGAATGGGTAGAAAACTATACAGGAATTCCCGTTATCGGAGTCATCCCCTACTTACAACAAGTGTTTCCAGCAGAAGACTCTCTCGACTTATTAGAAAGACGGGGACGCAAACCCAATACTGATCTCACCATTGCCATTATCCACCTTCCCAAAATTTCCAATTTTACTGATTTTGACCCCTTAGAAGCGGAAACCAGCGTCAACGTCCGTTATGTTCGTCCTGAAGATGACTTAGGAAACCCAGATGTTGTGATCCTTCCTGGTTCTAAAACCACGAATACTGATCTTAACCATTTACACAAAACAGGGATGGTCATGGCTCTTAAACAGTATATTGAACAGGGAGGAACAATTTTTGGCATTTGTGGCGGGTTTCAGATGTTAGGAGAAACGTTAAGTGATCCTGATGGGTTAGAAGGAGAAGCTGGCGACTATTCTGGTGTTGGTTTATTTCCCTTGAAAACCACCATCACCTCAGAAAAATTGACTCGTCAACGAGATGTTAATCCCATTTTTCCTGAAGATAATCAGGTCTCTGTTACGGGTTATGAAATCCATCAAGGACGAACGCATTTCACTGGTGACTCAAAACAACTTATTTCCTTATTTGAAGATACAGAACTCGGTTATGTTAATGCTAACGCTTCCGTGTGGGGATGTTATTTACATGGACTATTTGAAAATGGGACTTGGCGCAGACAATGGTTAAATTTATTACGGGAGAAAAAAGGACTCTCTCCTCTACCCACTAATGTTCCTCATCACCGTCAACAGCGAGAGGAAGTTTTGGACATTGCCACCGATATAATAGAAAAGCATTTAGATTTAAATTTTTTCCAATAA
- a CDS encoding 2Fe-2S iron-sulfur cluster-binding protein, with product MSVKVHFLPDDIIIEAQPGEPILDVAERAGLFIPTGCMMGSCHACEVELGDGTPICSCISAIPDQESLTINLLDDIVW from the coding sequence ATGAGTGTAAAGGTTCATTTTCTCCCCGACGATATCATTATAGAAGCTCAACCTGGCGAACCGATTTTAGATGTTGCCGAACGAGCGGGGCTTTTTATTCCTACTGGTTGTATGATGGGGTCTTGCCATGCTTGTGAAGTAGAATTAGGAGATGGAACACCAATCTGTTCTTGCATTAGTGCGATTCCCGATCAAGAAAGTTTAACCATCAATCTTCTTGATGATATTGTATGGTAA
- the glgB gene encoding 1,4-alpha-glucan branching protein GlgB, giving the protein MTPEQIDQIVENQHPNPFSILGAHQIKGKENQTQWVIRAYLPQAKAVWVRLPEAREEYPMYSNHHPQFFECIIETEKLINYQLRIQEEEREKLIYDPYAFPSPVLTEYDQHLFSEGNHHRIYEKLGAHLTTVKGVTGVYFATWAPNAKTVSVIGDFNEWGQQKHSMQKRESGIWELFIPQATAGDRYQYLITGENGKTFTKSDPYGFLQEIRPQTASIVADLDQYNWGDENWLEQRRNRDPLKQPISIYEVHLGSWRQGSVKEPPQTLQGEISPVTMSAENSDARFLTYYELASVLIPYVKELGYTHIEILPLAEHPYDGSWGYQVTGYYACTSRYGTPQDLMYLIDRCHQNNIGVILDWVPGHFSKDTHGLGNFDGSHLYEHPDSRRGEHKEWGTYVFNYARPEVRNFLIANALFWFDKYHIDGLRVDAVASMLYLDYQRQDGEWLPNEYGGRENLDAVEFLRQTNHLLFSYFPGVLSIAEESTSWPMVSWPTYTGGLGFNLKWNMGWMHDMLDYFSMDPWFRQFHQNNLTFSMWYHHSENYVLALSHDEVVHGKSHLIGKMPGDEWQKFANLRCLFAFMFTHPGKKTLFASMEFGQWREWNEQTALDWELLEYPFHQRLKGYVGNLNQLYQQQPALYQQDFNEEGFTWIDCNDHRHSVVSFIRYAEDPSDFLIIICNLTPQPHSHYRVGVPKAGFYREIFNSDSREYGGSNMGNLGGKWTQEWKFHEQPYSLDLCLPPLAVVMFKIDTEAEMT; this is encoded by the coding sequence ATGACCCCAGAACAAATTGATCAGATTGTTGAAAACCAGCATCCTAACCCCTTTAGCATTCTGGGGGCGCATCAAATTAAAGGGAAAGAAAATCAAACTCAGTGGGTAATTCGTGCTTATCTTCCACAAGCAAAAGCGGTTTGGGTTCGCTTACCCGAAGCAAGAGAAGAGTATCCTATGTACTCAAATCATCATCCTCAATTTTTTGAGTGCATCATCGAAACCGAAAAACTGATTAACTATCAACTTCGCATCCAAGAAGAAGAAAGAGAAAAACTCATTTATGATCCTTATGCGTTTCCCTCTCCTGTTCTCACAGAATATGATCAACATTTATTTTCAGAAGGAAACCATCATCGAATTTATGAAAAACTGGGGGCGCATTTAACCACAGTTAAAGGAGTAACAGGGGTTTATTTTGCTACCTGGGCGCCCAACGCCAAAACCGTTTCTGTTATTGGTGATTTTAATGAATGGGGACAACAAAAGCACTCGATGCAAAAAAGAGAAAGTGGGATTTGGGAATTGTTTATTCCACAAGCAACAGCAGGAGACCGTTATCAATATCTCATTACGGGGGAAAACGGAAAGACTTTTACTAAATCTGATCCTTATGGGTTTCTGCAAGAAATTCGCCCGCAAACCGCCTCGATCGTTGCTGACTTAGACCAGTATAACTGGGGAGACGAAAACTGGCTAGAACAAAGACGGAATCGCGACCCCTTAAAACAACCCATATCCATTTACGAAGTCCATCTTGGATCATGGCGACAAGGTTCAGTGAAAGAACCTCCCCAGACCTTACAAGGAGAAATTTCGCCAGTTACAATGTCAGCAGAAAACAGTGATGCGAGATTTCTCACTTATTACGAACTCGCGTCCGTTCTTATTCCCTACGTCAAAGAATTAGGCTACACTCACATCGAAATTTTACCCCTAGCAGAACATCCCTATGATGGGTCTTGGGGGTATCAAGTGACGGGATATTATGCTTGTACTTCTCGTTATGGTACCCCTCAAGATTTAATGTACTTGATCGATCGATGTCATCAGAATAATATTGGCGTAATTCTCGATTGGGTGCCAGGACACTTTTCCAAAGATACTCATGGTTTAGGAAACTTTGATGGCAGTCATCTTTATGAACATCCAGACTCAAGACGAGGAGAACATAAAGAATGGGGAACGTATGTTTTTAATTATGCCCGTCCAGAGGTGCGTAACTTCCTTATTGCTAACGCTTTGTTCTGGTTTGATAAATATCATATTGACGGGTTACGAGTGGATGCTGTGGCTTCCATGTTGTATCTCGATTATCAACGACAAGACGGGGAATGGCTACCGAATGAGTATGGCGGAAGAGAAAATCTAGATGCGGTGGAATTTCTTCGTCAAACCAATCATTTACTGTTTAGTTATTTTCCTGGTGTTCTCTCGATCGCAGAAGAATCCACCTCTTGGCCAATGGTATCATGGCCCACCTACACAGGAGGCTTAGGATTCAATCTGAAATGGAATATGGGATGGATGCACGATATGCTGGATTATTTCAGCATGGATCCTTGGTTCCGTCAGTTTCATCAGAACAACCTCACTTTTAGTATGTGGTATCACCACAGCGAAAATTATGTCCTTGCTTTATCCCATGATGAAGTCGTGCATGGGAAAAGTCATCTCATCGGAAAAATGCCTGGGGATGAATGGCAAAAATTCGCCAATTTGCGCTGTTTATTTGCCTTTATGTTTACTCATCCTGGAAAGAAAACCCTATTCGCTTCCATGGAGTTTGGACAATGGCGAGAATGGAATGAACAAACCGCCTTAGACTGGGAATTATTAGAATATCCGTTTCACCAGCGCTTAAAAGGCTATGTGGGAAACTTAAATCAACTCTATCAACAGCAACCAGCTTTATATCAGCAAGACTTCAACGAAGAAGGGTTTACTTGGATTGACTGTAATGATCATCGTCATAGCGTCGTTTCTTTTATTCGCTACGCAGAAGACCCTTCCGACTTTTTAATCATCATCTGTAATCTTACCCCTCAACCCCACAGTCATTACCGCGTTGGTGTTCCGAAAGCGGGATTTTACCGAGAAATTTTCAATTCTGACAGTCGAGAATATGGGGGAAGTAATATGGGAAATTTAGGGGGAAAATGGACTCAAGAATGGAAGTTTCACGAACAACCTTACTCGTTAGATTTATGTTTACCCCCCTTAGCTGTAGTGATGTTTAAAATCGACACCGAAGCGGAAATGACATAG
- the grxC gene encoding glutaredoxin 3, whose protein sequence is MAANVEIYTWASCPFCLRAKALLTQKDIPFTEYSIDGDEDARDQMAQRANGKRSVPQIFIDDHSIGGCDELYALEKDGKLDAMLSS, encoded by the coding sequence ATGGCTGCAAACGTTGAAATCTATACTTGGGCTTCTTGTCCCTTTTGTCTGCGAGCAAAAGCACTACTGACGCAAAAAGACATTCCTTTTACAGAATACTCGATCGATGGGGATGAAGACGCTCGTGATCAAATGGCGCAACGAGCGAATGGGAAACGAAGCGTTCCTCAAATTTTTATTGATGATCATTCAATTGGGGGATGTGACGAGCTTTATGCTTTAGAAAAAGACGGGAAACTAGATGCGATGCTTAGTTCCTAG